A stretch of DNA from Arthrobacter globiformis:
CCCGTCGGAAGGTTCAACCATTCGACGTCGTAAACACCGTCCAGGAGATCACCGACAAATCATCAAGAACAACCATGGTTTGATCTTCGCGGCCATGGGTTCAGCTACCATGCAGAGAGAAAGCAGAGGATGAAGCCCGCTTCCTGACGCACGCGGAGTTCGGGCTCATCCTCGAGGGCATGGGGCAGAGGTACGAGGCTTTCAATGAGTTCCTGGTCATGACTGGAACTCGCTTCGGCGAGGCAACTGCGGCAACCGTGGCCAACGTCGACCTCATGTCCAAGCCGACATCCGGACCACCGAGGCCTGGAAGCGCGGGAAAGATTCGGAGTGCCATATCGGCGCTACAAAGACTGGGCCGGGAAGAGAACAATCTCGCTCAACCCGCAGTTGGTAAAAATTCTTGTTCCCCTAGTTGCCAGCCGTACGGGGAAAGACATGCTGTTCACAACGCCCGAGGGTAAACGGATCATTCACAAGCTTTACTGGCATCAATACTGGGTTCCTGCTGTAAAAGCGGCGCAAGCCCGGGGGCTAGACAAGCCGCCGTGGATTCTAGATCTGCGCCGTACGCAGGCGTCTGGCGTTGAACTCGGACGCGAGCAGGACATCCTGGCCGACCGGCTGCCGTCTTCGCCGAGGCGTTCGATGAGCCGGAGCCACTGAACTGGATCCCCTCTGCGCGGTCGGTATCGCCGCGGCGGTACATGCCGTCGGCCTCGAGATACTCTACCTGAAGCCGGGCGGCGAAGGCCGGGCCCGTCATGCAGGACTTGCCGCGGCTCAAACGCTAACGCACTCTTCTGGCGAGAGCACCAAAGTAGTCAAAAAAGTGGGTGCGCACATTGTCACACCCGGGCTTCGGACTCGGTTGCATCGGCATCATCGGCCCGGGCCGGACTGGGGATGTTTTGGGGGAGTGGCGGGTTTTCAAGGGTTGGCGCCCGGTTCGAGTCCCACCTCGGGCACATGTTTTCCCTGTTCACGGGCTTTTTGCCCCTGAGTGTGGGCAATTGTGGTGTGAAGGGCCACTTCGGGGGCCTTTTTCATTGGTTGCCGGTGCCTCGTTGCTTGCTTCGCTGATCGACCCTTTGTTGTTCGTTACCTGTTCATCGACGTTCGGCCTGCTCAACATGACTTGGGGAAGATTCAGTGCAAGTTTCTTTACTGCATCGTTGGGTGTTCACCAGGTTCCTCCTGCTCGGCTTTTGTGGCTGTTCACCTTCTTCATGGGGGCCGGTGGAGCGCATTCGCCTGATAACAATCCGGGGCAGATTCCCTTGTGCTCGTCGCTGGTTATTCACCAGGTTCCTCCTGCTCGGCTTTTGGTGTCAGTTCTGCTTTTTCATGGTCGGTGTCGGTGACGGTCGAGAACTGAGCCAACCACGGCCCTGCTCCAGTGGTTCGGCGACGGCAAGCCGGTGACCGGAACCGGTGCACTCCGGACAATGAACATCGAAGCCGCAGCGGCGTGCTTGGGCTCACGGTCCGGGACGGTCCCAAGCTTGCCGGAGCTGCGGACGCCGGAAGCGGCGGTTCCGAAGTACCTGTGCCGACGGTCCGCAGCATGTATGAAGTGCCGCTTCTGGCACAGGTGTGGGAGGCGCGGGCCAGCACTCAACTCGTCAATACGGGCTCAATGAAAGGGGCGGGTCGCTGGCCTCCGCCGTATTGCAGGCCGGCGGCACATTGAACCGGATGGAGGAGCTTGTGTTCTTCGTTGACTGGTTCCTCACAGCCTCCGTGCTCGGCTATGACCCTGAAGAGCCATGGGAAGTTCTCGTTGCCGCGACGGTGGCCTCGATCCTGCTGGCAGCATTAACGGATGGTCCTCCGCGGAGGGACACCTTGCTGGTCGGCTTGACAGAGGCGCCGCCGGGAGAAAGGGCCGCCGTCGATGCCTTGAAGTACCTGCCTCTAAGCCAAATCGAAGGCTTCGCCGAGCAGCGGAATCCTGACGGCGGACACATTTCCGGTCACCGCCCGCATTTGTCCGCTGCGTTGCCAACACCCACGAGGACGGGGCGGCTCTGGAGGATCTGGGTCTGCTGGAATATTCCCGTCCTCGATCTGGATTCCGAGGACGCGTAGTACCTACTAGAAAACCGCGGGACCCGTGAGTAGGTGTATTGCAGAGCCTGGCACCCGATGGTACAACTGAGTCACCGCCGACTACGTTGGCCATGTTATGTCTCTGGAAACCGGGCTCAGGAAAAGTACCCGCGAAAAATACGGAGTCGGCCTGCTCCCTCCGTTATCTCAACTAGCAATAAGTCTTCTCTTAGCGGTCCTCTTTGAGGGGAATCTCAGCAGGGAGATTGGCTGAGGCCATGGATCTGGTCTTCACCATAATGCATCCGCCCCTAGGCCAGGTTCGAGGGGAAGTGCAATGACTCCACGCCAGCTCATTTGTGTGTTGGGGGTAACCGCAGGCGTCCTGGTCCTTGTCTTGGCTTCTGTTGATTGGTCGCCCACGGCACTTCAAGATCCCGCACGAACCATAGGCCTCAATGCCCAAGGCGTGGTCCGATGGGGCGAGAACCCGAACCGGGCACCGTTCTCAGCTCTTGAGTTGACGTTGTTTATAGGCGTGGGGCTTGCTTTTGTGGTGGCCGGAATCACCGCGTGGCGGAGCCGGCCGACGCGGAACCCGGGTGTGCTGTTGTGCGCTGCGGGCTGGCTGTGGCTGGCGGCGGGTATACGTCGCTCCAGTGACCCGCTGGCTTTCACGCTCGGGGTGACACTCACGCTCATGTATCAGCCGCCTTTGCTGCATCTGGCGCTCAGCTTTCCCTTGGGTGTGCTGCGCACCAGAGCCGAGAAAGCTGCGGTCGGTTTCTTCTTCGGTTCCTGGCTGGTGGCCTCCGTTCTGGGCTGGGCGTTCTTTGACCCGCGATTGCACGTTGCGGTGGGGGAGTCTACCTCCCGGAACCTGCTGCTTCTATGGGACAGCGCGGAGATGATGACCACAGTTGGTAATGCGATCCGCACGTTCCAGATCGCGGTGGGAGTTGCGATCGTGGTGGTTCTCGTCGGCCGCTGGCGCAGAGGGACGAAAGCATACAGGTCGTCATTCTTGCCGCTTTGGCTTGCGGTCATCGTAAAGACGGCGGCCACCGTATGGGTGTCGCTGGCTGTGATCCAGCTGTCAGGGTCTTTGTCCATGGAGGCGCTGCTCTGGCAATATCCGGCAACAGCAATTGTGCCGCTCTCAGTTCTGTTCGGGCTCTGGCGCTACCGGTTTGCACGGGGCACGTTGGGCGATCTGATGGTCGAAGTCGGCTCCGCCCCGATGAGTGACAGGCTGGTGGCGGCGCTTCGTCGATCCGTTCATGATCCCACCCTCACACTGCTCCTTTGGTTACCGGACAAGGCCTCTTTTGTCGACACCGCGGGAGTCCCTCAGCCGTTGCCGGACGGTTCAAACGGGCGCGCCTCCATGGTGTTGGAGCGTCATGGGACACCGGTAGGGGCATTGGTTTTTGACGGCGCTCTCCAAGACCAGCCGCAATTGCTTGCCGCTGTGCGTAGCGCAACTTCCCTGGCACTGGAAAACCAGCAGATGGAACAACAGCTCAGGGAGCAGCTCGTTGAGGTCCGCCGGTCCCGGGAGCGGATCGTCACGGCAGGAGACTCTCGGCGTCGTCAGCTCGAACGGGATCTTCATGACGGCGCCCAGCAACGACTGGTCGCCGTGTCAATGGAGCTCGCGCGAGCCAAACGCGCGACAGATCCGCAGGAGTTACGAAGCCTGGTTGAGCAGGCAAGGGTCGAGCTTTCGCACGCTCTTAATGAACTGCGCGAATTGGCCAGGGGTGTGTATCCTCCGTCGTTACGGGAAAGAGGTTTGGCGGGCTCCATCACCGCGCTGGCCGAGCGGTCAGCATTGCCGGTGGAGCTGGATGTCCGCTCATGCAGCGGGCTGCCGGCTCACGTGGAGTTGGCCGCCTACTTCATCTGCGTCGAAGCCGTCACCAATGCCACTAAGTATGCGGAGGCGTCCTCGGTGCGTGTCTGCATCGACGCAAATGAAAGAGAGCTGCGAATGGAGATAGTGGACGACGGCATTGGTGGTGCGCAGCCCGGCCCCGACGGCGGACTGCTGGGGATTGCCGACCGGGCCGCGGCACTCGGCGGAACCTTGTCAGTCGACAGTCCTGATGGTGGTGGTACGACGATACGCGCCATCCTCCCTTTCTCCACAGACCCGGGGCGTGACCTGCCATGACACTGCGTGTTGCCATTGCTGATGACTCGGCTTTGCTGCGCCGAGGACTGTCCGCCTTGCTGCAGTCGGAGGGACTGGAAGTCGTGGGAGAGGCTTCCGATGGAGCTAAATTGTTGGACCTGATTGACACATACGGTGCCGATGTCGCGGTTGTGGACATCCGCATGCCTCCCACGTACACGGTTGAGGGCATCCAGGCCGCTGAGACCATAAAAAGCAGGTACCCCAAGACAGGCGTTCTCCTGCTGTCCCAGTACGTGGAGACGGAAAACGCGATGTCACTCCTGAAGAACGGAGCCAAAGGGCTGGGTTACCTGCTCAAGGAACGCGTGTCTGATGTTGACGAATTCGTTGACGCACTCCGGCGCGTTTCTGCTGGAGGCACGGCCATTGACCCTGATCTTGTGTCACGGCTCGTGACCCGCCCACATGCAGGTCACACTCCAGGGGATGACCTTACGAGCCGGGAGCGGAGCGTCCTTGAACTGATGGCCGAAGGGCGTACCAATCAGGCAATAGGAAAGTCACTTTTCCTGGGGGAGCGGACGGTAGAGGCTCATATCCGAAGTATCTTCCTCAAACTCGACCTGAGGCCCGAACCCGAGGACCACAGGCGCGTGCTTGCCGTTCTCACGTACCTTCGGGGCGGCGGACTTCGCCGGGGGTGACGAATAGTCCGCCGGGGCCGTGGTTCCTGCGTGGGAACGCCGCCATCAGGCATCGAACTCCACTTCCGCTGAAACGTTGTCGGTCGCTTCCCGGGCCATCTCGGCCGCCTTCAGCGGTGCCAGGAGGAGGGACCGCTGGGTTGGGGACAGCGCATGGGGCAGCGCCATTGCCAGATTTGCCAGGTGTAGCGCGGCCACGATGTAATGCGTGCCCGCGGCGCCTCCGAGCGACCGCACCACGCTGGCCTTGATCCGTTCGAGGCTCGGGGAGTTCGCGTGATTGGCCAGAGCCATCCGGGCGAGCATGTGCTGCGGGTGCCTCTGGACGCGCTTGTCCATCTCGGCCAGAGCCTGCAGCTGTCCCGCGGTCCAGTCACCGTCCAAGGGTATAGCGGGATCCTCCGCAGCCGTGCAAAGCGCCAAATGGATCGCGCGGACCGGTGCAGGTGTTGTGGACAACATTGACGTACTCCTTCGGACTGCTGGGGGCCTGGCAATGGAACCTGTCGGTGAATCCTTGCCGTTTGATATGTGGATATTGCCTTCGGGCGGGACGGGTCAGCATCCGTGCCAGTACGCATTTTGGCCGGAAAAAGATTGAACGTCTCGTTCCATCCGCCGCCGGTTTCTCCCGGTATTGCCCGGTGTAGCTAGATGAGGACCAAGAGGATGGCCATCAACCCGTCCATGTGAGCTGATTCCTGCCAACGGCGGTGGCAGTGCTAGCACGGACGCGATGAGGAAATGTACTGCCGGATTCTGGTAGTGCCGGTCGGAGACAAGAACGAATTGCTGCCGCTCCCTCCTGGGGGTCGGGCCTGCACCACGATCCATTCAAATCACTGTTCAGGAGCATTTGTCTTTTCAGAAAGCCTGGCGGGACCCACCGGCGGTTCACGCGGAGGGCAATGATCCGCCGCTCGGTACGCGTTGCAGTCCGCCGGGGCGAGGACTGCGAATTGGACTCTAGACAAGCCCCACTCCACCCGGAGGTCTTCTTCATGTCACCGAACCGCGCCGAGCGTCACTAATGTCCGTGGTCAATACAGCTAGCATGGTGTTACTCAGCTCGACACGAGAAGAGGGGTTAGATGCCCTACCAAATACTGACTCGGGACCAACACTTCCTCAGTGACGGTAAGCCGAAGCGCATTCTTTCACTCGACGGCGGCGGGCTGAGGGGCATCTTGAGCCTCGGCATTTTGGGGAAGATCGAGGGCCTGCTACGCGAACGCCATGGCGGCGGCAACGACTTCCGTCTCTGCCACTACTTTGACTTGATTGCAGGCACATCCACTGGGGCGATCATAGCAGCAGCCCTTGCCCAGGGCTGGACCGTCGGCGAACTCACAGACAAGTACTTCAGTCTCGGGCGCCGAGTGTTTGAACGAGGCCTCATCCGTCAAATTCTTCTGCGGGCTAAGTACGACGAGCAGTCCCTGGTTGCCGAGTTGAAGGATGTCTTCGGCGCGGACACGACTTTGGGCGGTCCCAAGCTGCTGACCGGCCTGCTGATAGTCATCAAACGCTTGGACAGCGGCAGCCCTTGGCCGGTGTCCAACAACCCCCACGGTAGGTACTTTGTGGCTGCCGACAACGGCAGGATGGGAAACGGAGACTATCCCCTCTGGCAGGTTGTC
This window harbors:
- a CDS encoding sensor histidine kinase — its product is MTPRQLICVLGVTAGVLVLVLASVDWSPTALQDPARTIGLNAQGVVRWGENPNRAPFSALELTLFIGVGLAFVVAGITAWRSRPTRNPGVLLCAAGWLWLAAGIRRSSDPLAFTLGVTLTLMYQPPLLHLALSFPLGVLRTRAEKAAVGFFFGSWLVASVLGWAFFDPRLHVAVGESTSRNLLLLWDSAEMMTTVGNAIRTFQIAVGVAIVVVLVGRWRRGTKAYRSSFLPLWLAVIVKTAATVWVSLAVIQLSGSLSMEALLWQYPATAIVPLSVLFGLWRYRFARGTLGDLMVEVGSAPMSDRLVAALRRSVHDPTLTLLLWLPDKASFVDTAGVPQPLPDGSNGRASMVLERHGTPVGALVFDGALQDQPQLLAAVRSATSLALENQQMEQQLREQLVEVRRSRERIVTAGDSRRRQLERDLHDGAQQRLVAVSMELARAKRATDPQELRSLVEQARVELSHALNELRELARGVYPPSLRERGLAGSITALAERSALPVELDVRSCSGLPAHVELAAYFICVEAVTNATKYAEASSVRVCIDANERELRMEIVDDGIGGAQPGPDGGLLGIADRAAALGGTLSVDSPDGGGTTIRAILPFSTDPGRDLP
- a CDS encoding response regulator transcription factor, with amino-acid sequence MTLRVAIADDSALLRRGLSALLQSEGLEVVGEASDGAKLLDLIDTYGADVAVVDIRMPPTYTVEGIQAAETIKSRYPKTGVLLLSQYVETENAMSLLKNGAKGLGYLLKERVSDVDEFVDALRRVSAGGTAIDPDLVSRLVTRPHAGHTPGDDLTSRERSVLELMAEGRTNQAIGKSLFLGERTVEAHIRSIFLKLDLRPEPEDHRRVLAVLTYLRGGGLRRG